CGGGTACACTCCGTAATGTTTTTTAAAAATCTGAGAAAAATAACCGTAATTTTCATATCCAATCATATTGGCTACCTCTGAAACTTTCATATTTCTATCCCTAAGCATGCTGTATGCCCTGTCAAGTTTGATATTTTTAAGAAATTCATGCATTCCCATTCCGGTTTTTTCCTTGAATTTTTTGCTTAACTCTCCCCTGTTTATATAAAATTTCTTGTGTATCTTTGCCAGCAGATCAGGTTCATTATAATTATTTTCCATATAATCCACAACATTTTCAAAAATATCACTTTCATAGTCGTCTATTTCAATAATAGATTTAATGAAAACAGTTATTATTCCGCCCATTCCTTCATTTACTTTGGAAAAAGCAAAGAATTTTTTCCCCCATTTTGCTTCATATCTCATTACCAGATCCAGTATATTGAGCAGTTTTTCCTGTGTATTTCTTATAAACTTTTTTTCATTCGGAACCAGATTTTCTCTAAGATAACGTACACTCTTGCTTACATCTTTATCCTCATTAAAATTATCCAGATATGTTTTACTCAGTACCATTATGAGCATTTTTATTTTTCTGCCCGGCGAGGGAATAAAAATTTCCTTTGTTTCACTCCCGCCATAACTCAAAAACAGCTCCCCGGCCTTCAGGTTATAGCTTTCTTTTTCCGAATATTTTACTGTTATTTCTCCCTCTTTCAAAAAACAAATTATCAGGCAGTCTCCAAAGCTTTTATTACTGCATTCATAATAATTTTTCACTTTAGCTTCTATTTTTAACAGTTCCACCCCTTCACACATTACCTGATGAATAATATTTCCTTTGTCATCACCGTTCAATATATGGTATTCCCTTTCCGTGGAGCCTATTTCCACCTCGTCTACCATATATTCAAGTGATTTCAAATATTGCTGACAATAGTTCTTCATATTTTTTACCTCCAAGCTTAACATTCGTCTAAAGGCAATTTTTATAATAATTTTTTATTGTTGAAAAATTTTTCTTTTCCTCTATTAATATACCTGATTTGAAACAATTGTCAAGTTTATTTATGCCTAACTTTTTATTTATAATATAATTAATTCTACTGTTTTTTTTACTAAAATATGAATTTTAAAAAAGAACTGCCGGTAAAATCCGGCAGCTTTATATACTTTATGCATAATTATTTTCTATGTTGAAATTTTGGGCTGTAAACTGTAAGCTCCTCGAAATCATACCCTTTATTTCTGTAATAATCAATTATTGACTGTAATGCATCTGCTGTTGTTGTTTTTGCAGCACTGTCATGCATTAATAAATTTATCTTCGTAGCACCGCAGCTGGTAGCATTTTTCACCAGAACATCAACCGGACGCTTGTTTCCTGCTGCATCAGTACTGTCACAATTCCAGTCCTGATAGACGAATCCTTCTTCATTTAGTCTGTCGATAATCT
The sequence above is drawn from the Sebaldella sp. S0638 genome and encodes:
- a CDS encoding AraC family transcriptional regulator, whose translation is MKNYCQQYLKSLEYMVDEVEIGSTEREYHILNGDDKGNIIHQVMCEGVELLKIEAKVKNYYECSNKSFGDCLIICFLKEGEITVKYSEKESYNLKAGELFLSYGGSETKEIFIPSPGRKIKMLIMVLSKTYLDNFNEDKDVSKSVRYLRENLVPNEKKFIRNTQEKLLNILDLVMRYEAKWGKKFFAFSKVNEGMGGIITVFIKSIIEIDDYESDIFENVVDYMENNYNEPDLLAKIHKKFYINRGELSKKFKEKTGMGMHEFLKNIKLDRAYSMLRDRNMKVSEVANMIGYENYGYFSQIFKKHYGVYPLEVKNKTNLKNKK